The sequence TTTTATTACCTTTGCATTCTGGTACGTCACCTGGACCATTCTGCTCTCCGAAACAACCATTTCTTCCTGAGTGACTATGCGAATAGCCATTGTCCATAAAGATCTCTGTCATTCACGAAAATGTGGTACAGAATGTATTCTGTATTGTCCACGTGTTCGAACCGGAGATGAAACCGTTCTCCTCGATGAACAAGGGAAAGCTGTAATTTCAGAAGAACTCTGTGTTGGATGTGGCATCTGTGTGAAAAAATGCCCATTCGAAGCGATAGATATCATCACCCTGCCAGAAGAACTTGAACATCCGACTCACCGGTATGGACCAAACAGTTTTGTTCTTTATGGTCTGCCTGCTCCAATTGAAGGAAAAGTAACCGGAGTCATCGGCGCGAACGGTATTGGTAAATCCACCTCAATGAAGATCCTGTCCGGACAGATAAGTCCAAACCTTGGAATATTTGATATTGAGGTGAAATGGGAAGAGGTTCTGAAAAAATATACAGGTACTGAACTTTTTGATTATCTTCAAAGACTTTCAAAAGGGACAGTCAAAGCATCAGTAAAGCCACAATATATTGATGTCATCCCAAAAGTCTTTCAGGGAAAGGTCTGGGATCTGTTAAAAACGACTGACGAACGGGGGGCTCTTGACCGGTACCTTGAGATTCTTTCTATTCGTCAGATTCTCGACCAGGATATCAAAAACCTCTCTGGTGGAGAATTACAACGGGTTGCTCTTGCTGCAGCACTTGCACGGGATGCTGATTTTTATTTCCTGGATGAAGTAACACCATATCTTGATATCTACCAGAGAATGGCTGCTGCTTCAGCGATCAGAGAACTTGCGACAGAAAAACCTGTTGTTTTAATCGAACATGATATTGCAATTCTTGATATGCTCGCAGACACGGTTCATATCGCGTATGGAAAACCAGCAGTTTTTGGTATTATTACCAGACCAAAAGGTGTCAGGATTGGTATTAACCAGTACCTTGATGGATTCCTGCCTGAGGAGAATGTCCGGTTCCGTGATTATCAGGTGACATTTGAAGTCCGTGCTCATAAAGATG comes from Methanospirillum hungatei and encodes:
- a CDS encoding ribosome biogenesis/translation initiation ATPase RLI; its protein translation is MRIAIVHKDLCHSRKCGTECILYCPRVRTGDETVLLDEQGKAVISEELCVGCGICVKKCPFEAIDIITLPEELEHPTHRYGPNSFVLYGLPAPIEGKVTGVIGANGIGKSTSMKILSGQISPNLGIFDIEVKWEEVLKKYTGTELFDYLQRLSKGTVKASVKPQYIDVIPKVFQGKVWDLLKTTDERGALDRYLEILSIRQILDQDIKNLSGGELQRVALAAALARDADFYFLDEVTPYLDIYQRMAAASAIRELATEKPVVLIEHDIAILDMLADTVHIAYGKPAVFGIITRPKGVRIGINQYLDGFLPEENVRFRDYQVTFEVRAHKDGSQREPLLVIPEMKRSFDRFSLTVQPGEIFAGEVIGVVGQNGIGKSTFAKLLAGVEKPDSGSMETSVRISYKPQYLKGDSSDTVEFFLRQITRNFDSAQYQHDIIEGLTLGPILQLAVNTLSGGELQRVAIAACLSQPADLYVLDEPSAHLDVEQRVRLTKVFRNQVEGRDAAILVIDHDIYVIDIISERLLVFDGDPGVHGEAKGPFDMRTGMNMFLSQLGVTFRRDMSGRPRINKPESYLDREQKSKGEYYYQDVE